A single genomic interval of Terriglobus albidus harbors:
- a CDS encoding tetratricopeptide repeat protein gives MMTKLKPDRVGIMILAIFCVSATGCFRDPKVQRVKYLESGRRYEREGKYQEAAIQFANALKADKNFGDAHYELAKTYIQMNMAQAAFNELQRTVDLAPDNIAARMDLGDLALAGKQYGITEDQASAILSIQPNNADAHAMLAKAKAENGDTAAAMDEIKKALSIDPNRARFHTLLGMLQSGGANPGGTAQAELKKAIELDPKDATAHLALAFMLQGQNNPSGAEREFAAAVSSSPGNLQARVSLAALYIQQGEHAKAEAILQKASEELRDSPQAVGLLKDYYIRNSQLDQAESAYAAMSQRHPDSVSLKLAYANILVAQNKITQAQTIADEAGRLRESDPRLAVLKGMILLNQKRADDAYKLLQDAAKNSPDNIEVSLWLGVAARTKGDFPLAQQSFKKVLIAEPSNFSALQGTAELASAKGDMDLLRQIATSTVKAYPASGDGFLWLGTAEANDKQFEKAADDFQRALKADPKNSTAMLELAQVRLTQRHVPEARALLERAVEVNGNPQALHLLVLSDLQSKQADKALNRVREQAGRFPQSAALNNELALLQLERKDLAGAATSAERAMHLDPSDSAAVKIYTETQLALGNTPAAISRWQQWSASHPKDAQGLSILGMLEEASGDHSKAMDYYKNALEIQPDQPMASNNLAYLMVENDMNLDVALSLAQTAHRGLPNSPSTADTLAWVYFHKGAYDMARDLLEDAAAKDPKNASIQYHLGMTYSRLNQKADARTHLQKAVSLAPNTQTMSAATQELQRLG, from the coding sequence ATGATGACGAAGCTAAAGCCAGATCGTGTTGGAATAATGATCCTCGCAATCTTTTGTGTCTCGGCTACAGGTTGTTTTCGAGATCCGAAAGTTCAGCGTGTGAAATACCTTGAAAGCGGAAGGCGGTATGAGCGGGAAGGGAAGTACCAGGAAGCAGCTATTCAGTTCGCCAACGCATTGAAGGCGGACAAGAACTTCGGCGACGCTCACTATGAGCTTGCGAAGACCTATATCCAGATGAACATGGCGCAGGCTGCATTCAATGAGCTTCAAAGAACCGTGGATCTGGCGCCGGATAATATCGCCGCGAGAATGGATTTAGGGGATCTTGCGCTTGCGGGTAAACAGTACGGCATCACGGAAGATCAAGCATCCGCAATTCTATCGATTCAGCCGAATAATGCCGACGCTCATGCAATGCTTGCAAAAGCTAAAGCGGAGAACGGAGATACGGCCGCTGCGATGGATGAAATTAAAAAGGCTTTGTCTATAGATCCGAACCGCGCACGCTTCCATACCCTGTTGGGAATGCTGCAGAGTGGGGGGGCAAATCCGGGTGGTACAGCCCAGGCCGAACTGAAGAAAGCGATTGAGCTTGATCCGAAAGATGCAACGGCTCATCTTGCACTCGCGTTTATGCTGCAAGGGCAAAATAACCCATCCGGTGCTGAACGGGAATTTGCTGCGGCCGTATCCTCATCGCCTGGAAATCTACAGGCAAGGGTGAGTTTGGCAGCCTTATATATCCAACAAGGCGAACATGCGAAAGCTGAAGCAATATTGCAGAAGGCGTCTGAAGAGCTAAGGGATTCACCGCAGGCCGTCGGCCTTCTGAAGGATTACTATATTCGGAATAGTCAGCTGGATCAGGCTGAGTCTGCCTATGCGGCAATGAGCCAGCGTCATCCAGACAGCGTCTCGCTCAAGCTGGCTTATGCAAACATTCTCGTGGCACAGAATAAAATCACGCAAGCGCAGACGATCGCCGATGAAGCAGGAAGGCTGAGGGAAAGCGATCCCCGCCTGGCGGTACTCAAAGGGATGATCCTTCTCAATCAAAAGCGAGCGGACGACGCGTATAAGCTGTTGCAGGACGCGGCGAAAAATTCTCCTGACAATATCGAAGTGTCGCTTTGGCTGGGCGTCGCAGCCCGTACCAAGGGCGACTTCCCATTAGCACAGCAGAGCTTCAAGAAAGTTCTGATAGCGGAGCCTTCTAATTTCAGCGCGCTTCAAGGCACGGCCGAGTTGGCCAGTGCAAAAGGCGATATGGACCTGCTGAGGCAGATAGCTACATCGACGGTCAAAGCATATCCCGCAAGTGGGGATGGTTTTCTTTGGCTGGGCACCGCGGAAGCAAATGATAAGCAGTTTGAAAAGGCCGCGGATGACTTTCAGCGTGCACTCAAGGCCGATCCCAAAAACTCGACGGCGATGCTGGAGCTTGCACAGGTCCGACTTACCCAGCGTCACGTTCCGGAGGCAAGAGCCCTTCTGGAGCGTGCCGTGGAGGTAAATGGAAATCCGCAGGCACTTCATCTGCTTGTTCTTTCTGACCTGCAATCGAAGCAGGCAGACAAAGCTCTCAATCGCGTTCGGGAGCAGGCCGGGCGGTTCCCGCAGAGTGCCGCACTCAACAACGAGCTTGCATTGCTGCAGCTGGAGCGGAAAGACTTAGCTGGCGCGGCAACTTCTGCTGAGCGAGCGATGCACCTTGATCCTTCGGATTCTGCAGCGGTAAAGATCTATACCGAAACGCAACTCGCCTTAGGAAATACTCCCGCTGCGATCTCCAGATGGCAGCAATGGTCTGCATCGCACCCTAAAGATGCTCAGGGTTTGTCAATTCTGGGGATGCTGGAAGAGGCTTCCGGAGATCACAGTAAGGCGATGGACTATTACAAAAACGCTCTTGAGATCCAACCGGATCAGCCTATGGCATCAAATAATCTGGCATATCTGATGGTAGAGAATGACATGAATCTGGATGTTGCTTTGTCGCTCGCGCAGACAGCACATCGTGGTCTGCCGAATTCTCCCAGTACTGCCGATACCCTCGCGTGGGTCTATTTCCATAAAGGCGCATACGATATGGCTCGAGATCTGCTTGAAGATGCGGCCGCGAAAGACCCGAAGAATGCTTCGATTCAATATCACCTGGGCATGACTTATAGCCGGCTCAACCAGAAAGCTGATGCCCGCACACACTTACAAAAAGCAGTTTCTCTGGCCCCGAACACGCAGACTATGTCGGCTGCAACACAAGAACTGCAGCGACTCGGATAG
- a CDS encoding exosortase C-terminal domain/associated protein EpsI — protein MSKSRFAVIVTSLIAAVLIIHSRSDADRVPFRAPLSQLPEQVDSRVSMDIPIDAGILKLLGDGYFLNRVYQSAATAGSGADFDTVGLFIAYFPTQRSGQAIHSPQNCLPGAGWSFVSSRRIVVADMKGDVGEYVITNGIMKQLVLYWYHAHGKSIANDYTAKAYMMLDAIRYGRTDGALIRIITPIDPKEQYQSAHERATRFASALAPVLPRFLPD, from the coding sequence ATGAGCAAGTCTCGTTTTGCCGTGATTGTTACATCCCTGATAGCAGCAGTGCTGATTATCCATAGCCGTTCTGATGCGGATCGTGTGCCTTTCCGCGCACCTTTATCTCAATTGCCGGAACAAGTTGATTCGCGGGTAAGCATGGATATTCCAATTGATGCCGGCATTTTGAAGTTACTAGGCGACGGGTATTTTCTAAACCGCGTCTACCAATCGGCGGCAACGGCCGGTAGCGGTGCAGATTTTGATACAGTCGGCCTGTTTATTGCATATTTCCCAACTCAGCGTTCAGGACAGGCGATTCATTCCCCGCAGAACTGCCTGCCCGGTGCCGGTTGGAGTTTCGTGTCATCTCGAAGAATTGTCGTAGCCGATATGAAGGGTGATGTAGGCGAGTATGTGATCACAAATGGAATCATGAAGCAGTTGGTGCTTTATTGGTATCACGCACACGGTAAGAGCATTGCGAATGACTACACCGCAAAGGCATACATGATGCTGGATGCGATTCGTTACGGACGCACAGATGGTGCACTGATCCGCATCATCACCCCTATTGATCCGAAAGAGCAGTATCAAAGTGCACATGAAAGGGCAACCAGGTTTGCATCGGCTCTTGCGCCTGTGCTTCCAAGGTTTCTCCCAGACTAG
- the xrtA gene encoding exosortase A codes for MREQSMSEVRGTVDVLSSPSPVPQMPDSLSGKTWFSRITAATSVQLAIIAVLVALLYGRTMGKLISDWYVLPDFSHGFLVPFFVAYLIWERRDVLWNVDINQTWKGMALFSFGLILLMLGTFGAEIFLSRVSLVVLLAGVVWTLLGAHILRALKFPLGILLLAIPLPAVIFNQITFPLQLLASRTASLLLPLFGVPVLREGNVIQLPSIQLEVAEACSGIRSLLSLLTIAILYGYFLERSTGKRILLALASVPIAVVANSLRIVGTGLCVQYWNPDKAIGFFHEFSGWLMFVLSLGCLYCVHRMMDVFSQGSEVSR; via the coding sequence ATGCGTGAACAGTCGATGAGCGAAGTGCGTGGAACGGTTGACGTGTTGTCATCTCCAAGTCCAGTACCTCAGATGCCGGACAGCCTTAGCGGCAAAACATGGTTTTCGAGAATAACTGCGGCCACGTCCGTGCAACTCGCAATCATCGCAGTACTCGTGGCTCTTCTCTATGGACGGACCATGGGGAAGCTGATCTCCGACTGGTATGTTCTCCCCGACTTCTCACATGGCTTCCTGGTCCCGTTCTTTGTGGCCTACCTTATCTGGGAACGGCGAGACGTTTTGTGGAACGTTGACATCAATCAAACGTGGAAGGGGATGGCTCTCTTTTCCTTCGGTCTGATCCTGCTGATGCTGGGAACCTTTGGAGCTGAGATTTTTCTCTCACGGGTGTCTCTCGTGGTATTGCTCGCGGGAGTCGTATGGACGCTATTAGGCGCGCACATTCTGCGGGCGTTGAAGTTCCCGTTGGGCATTCTGCTTCTGGCGATACCGCTGCCCGCAGTAATCTTCAATCAGATTACTTTTCCGCTTCAGCTTCTAGCTTCCAGGACGGCCAGTTTATTGCTGCCCCTGTTCGGTGTCCCCGTGTTGCGTGAAGGCAATGTAATTCAACTACCTTCCATCCAGCTGGAAGTTGCTGAGGCTTGTAGTGGAATCCGCTCGCTGCTTAGTCTTCTCACGATCGCAATTCTTTATGGATATTTTTTAGAACGAAGCACTGGCAAGCGAATTCTGCTGGCGTTAGCCAGTGTGCCTATCGCGGTGGTAGCAAACTCCCTAAGGATTGTTGGGACAGGACTCTGTGTGCAGTATTGGAATCCGGATAAGGCGATTGGTTTCTTTCATGAATTCTCAGGCTGGCTAATGTTTGTGCTCTCTTTAGGGTGCCTCTATTGCGTTCATAGAATGATGGATGTCTTTTCCCAAGGCTCCGAGGTGAGCCGATGA
- a CDS encoding polysaccharide biosynthesis/export family protein, which yields MKSLAASLIALFLLDLVSAGAQTAKPLISPTSEPHRSRAAQPTSGPAAVDGNYIIGADDVLQITVWKEASMSGSLPVRPDGMISMVLIGDLPAAGKTPMQLASDVEGRLKKYVQDPNVTVVVSAVNSHRVFVVGEVQHVGPITLSAGMTALQAIAAAGGLTPYANQKHIYILRRVKGQQQKVLFNYKGAIRGDSMGPDLETGDTIVVP from the coding sequence ATGAAATCACTCGCGGCATCTCTCATCGCACTTTTTTTGCTGGACTTGGTATCTGCAGGAGCTCAAACGGCGAAGCCCCTCATCAGTCCAACTTCCGAACCGCATCGTTCTCGTGCCGCCCAGCCAACTTCCGGTCCAGCAGCCGTAGACGGCAACTATATTATTGGCGCCGACGATGTGCTGCAGATTACCGTATGGAAAGAGGCCAGCATGTCGGGCAGCCTACCTGTCCGTCCTGACGGAATGATCTCCATGGTGCTCATCGGCGATCTTCCCGCAGCCGGAAAAACCCCGATGCAGCTGGCCAGCGACGTCGAGGGTCGGCTGAAGAAGTATGTGCAGGACCCCAACGTCACAGTCGTCGTTTCGGCGGTAAACAGTCATCGGGTGTTTGTGGTTGGAGAGGTACAGCACGTCGGCCCCATTACATTGAGCGCCGGCATGACTGCGCTGCAGGCAATTGCCGCAGCCGGAGGGTTGACTCCCTACGCGAATCAGAAACACATCTACATTCTTCGCAGAGTAAAGGGCCAACAACAGAAGGTGCTTTTTAACTACAAAGGCGCTATCAGGGGAGATTCAATGGGACCCGATCTCGAGACTGGCGACACAATCGTGGTGCCCTGA
- a CDS encoding GumC family protein translates to MLGHRSLRFQDYLDILKRHCWVILIPSILLPIAGVVITFFIQPKFLSQTLVLIEQQKVPDDYVKPVVTSDLDDRLASMKEQILSRSRLQPIIERFSLYPGAQMEDRVNAARKNIDVKPIHSEIARSGGLPGFFITFKAGDPRTAQAVCGEITSLFVNENLRDREQSAVGTTDFLKGQLADAKRKLDEQDARLAEFQRKYIGKLPDQQSPNVNMLTSLNTQLEAITQQLSRVEQDKTYAESMLAQQLREVPVSSTSGTSLSAQQAELEQLVSQETDLANRYTPDYPDLKAVRRKIAELRAKMNQAPSSTPAITPALPHAEPIGMQQLRAQIRAAEQGIQAKRHEQVQIQDEIRVYQGRIQASPLVEEEYKEVTRDNETAQKFYETLLSKMNQSKMATDLERRNQGEQFRVMDEPNLPDAPVFPKRLYFAGGGFALGLLLGIGIVVLLEHKDQSLRTEDDIWQLTKLPTLAVISLIDLALPDARIENLPKQDAFLGRAEITPGAQR, encoded by the coding sequence ATGCTTGGACATCGCTCCTTACGATTTCAGGATTATCTCGATATTTTGAAGCGACATTGCTGGGTCATTCTGATCCCGAGCATTCTGCTGCCCATCGCCGGCGTTGTGATCACATTCTTCATTCAACCGAAATTTCTTTCTCAGACGCTGGTATTAATCGAACAGCAAAAAGTTCCGGATGACTACGTTAAGCCTGTAGTGACATCAGATCTGGATGACCGATTGGCATCCATGAAAGAGCAGATCCTTAGCCGCTCCAGACTGCAACCGATCATTGAACGTTTCAGTCTTTATCCTGGAGCGCAGATGGAAGACCGCGTGAACGCGGCTCGCAAAAATATAGATGTCAAGCCGATTCACTCTGAGATTGCTCGTTCAGGAGGCCTTCCTGGTTTCTTTATCACTTTCAAAGCCGGCGATCCAAGAACGGCCCAGGCAGTCTGCGGAGAGATCACCTCTCTCTTCGTGAATGAAAACTTACGCGACCGTGAACAATCAGCTGTTGGTACAACAGATTTCTTGAAAGGTCAGCTCGCCGACGCGAAACGAAAACTCGACGAACAAGACGCTCGGCTCGCCGAGTTTCAGCGGAAATACATTGGCAAGCTCCCGGATCAACAGTCTCCGAATGTAAACATGCTGACCAGTCTGAACACACAGCTAGAAGCTATTACGCAGCAGCTGTCCCGCGTGGAACAAGACAAAACTTATGCCGAGTCCATGCTTGCACAACAGCTTCGTGAAGTGCCTGTATCTTCCACCTCAGGCACTTCGCTCTCCGCGCAGCAGGCGGAACTAGAACAGCTTGTCTCGCAAGAGACTGACTTGGCGAATCGTTACACACCCGACTATCCGGACCTGAAAGCCGTGCGCCGAAAGATCGCTGAACTTCGGGCAAAGATGAATCAGGCGCCCTCTTCCACTCCCGCAATTACCCCTGCCCTGCCTCATGCTGAACCCATTGGCATGCAGCAGCTGCGAGCGCAAATTCGCGCCGCCGAACAAGGAATACAGGCGAAGCGTCATGAGCAGGTACAAATACAGGATGAAATCCGTGTCTATCAAGGGCGGATTCAAGCCAGCCCGTTAGTCGAAGAAGAATACAAGGAAGTTACTCGTGACAACGAAACAGCTCAGAAATTTTATGAGACGCTACTTTCGAAGATGAACCAGTCGAAGATGGCGACCGATCTGGAGCGTAGAAATCAAGGGGAGCAATTTCGCGTTATGGATGAACCGAATTTACCTGACGCTCCCGTTTTTCCCAAGCGTCTTTATTTTGCAGGCGGTGGCTTTGCTCTTGGCCTACTACTCGGCATAGGAATTGTCGTTCTGCTCGAACACAAGGACCAATCACTTCGTACAGAAGACGACATCTGGCAGCTCACGAAGCTTCCTACGCTCGCCGTTATCTCGCTCATTGATCTTGCCCTGCCTGATGCTCGTATTGAGAATTTGCCGAAGCAAGATGCCTTCCTAGGGAGAGCAGAAATTACTCCGGGGGCGCAAAGATAG
- a CDS encoding ExeA family protein encodes MYKSFYGLNSNPFGLSPDPRYLYATPATREALACLQYGISSRKGFIVLTGEVGTGKTTLLRSALESVRANNIHTSFVFNPRLEAADFLEFVMTDFGIACASRSKSAMLMALNKWLIDRFSRKEICVLIIDEAHSLSADMLEEIRLLTNLETSSEKLLQIVLSGQPELEERLRMTALRQLRQRIALYSRTFVFDEQQTAAYIQHRLYVSGTDKPIFPGSVLKLIHRFSRGIPRVINLICEHALVFGFVDQTPQIEEMVIYDVVHDLGLVETSMLNTSEPGNPSEDLITSQKERSA; translated from the coding sequence ATGTATAAATCGTTCTACGGACTCAACAGTAATCCATTTGGCCTTAGTCCCGACCCCAGGTATCTTTACGCAACGCCAGCTACAAGAGAGGCGCTTGCCTGCCTGCAATATGGAATCAGCAGTAGAAAAGGGTTCATCGTTCTCACGGGTGAGGTTGGGACAGGTAAGACGACCCTTCTACGAAGCGCGCTCGAATCTGTTCGAGCAAATAACATTCACACTTCGTTCGTCTTCAATCCGCGTCTTGAAGCCGCCGACTTTCTTGAGTTCGTAATGACCGACTTCGGTATCGCATGCGCCTCAAGAAGCAAGTCGGCGATGCTGATGGCGCTCAACAAATGGTTGATTGATCGGTTTTCCCGGAAGGAAATCTGCGTCCTCATCATCGACGAAGCCCATTCCCTTTCCGCCGACATGCTCGAGGAAATTCGTCTGCTCACCAACCTTGAAACTTCATCCGAGAAGCTTCTGCAGATCGTTTTGTCGGGACAGCCTGAATTGGAAGAACGTCTTCGCATGACTGCATTGCGACAGTTGCGCCAACGAATCGCGCTTTACTCACGAACATTTGTTTTCGATGAGCAGCAGACCGCAGCGTACATACAGCACCGTCTTTATGTCTCCGGCACCGACAAACCAATTTTTCCCGGTTCTGTTCTGAAATTGATCCATCGCTTCAGCCGTGGCATTCCACGGGTCATCAATCTCATTTGCGAACATGCCCTCGTCTTTGGATTTGTAGACCAGACGCCACAGATTGAAGAGATGGTTATCTACGATGTAGTTCATGACCTCGGCCTTGTAGAGACGAGCATGCTGAATACGTCTGAACCCGGTAATCCCTCAGAAGATCTCATCACCTCTCAAAAAGAAAGGTCGGCGTAA
- a CDS encoding CpsD/CapB family tyrosine-protein kinase, translating into MSKIYEALLRAELDRLSVGLEDQQPEDIAARTSATELKIARPEEVDAVPAAHGLKEDLTYSIFSPRGAISRRNWNPDTSHLPALDRRGTLVEQFRSLRSRLYELRSHQPLKSILISSAMPQEGKSFIAANLAMCLAMHQNSKVLLIDGDMRRYTLHKIIGCSSQPGLASYLSGDTQMLDIMQQYSGTNDPNLRRLEALTFIGGGNASEKAGDLAANGNFSKLIQTLSSLFDWIIIDSSPVCLVSDATALARSSDGVLLVAREGVTQAADAQRAASEFRSANLLGFVLNGSRKTIKDDYYGYDGPYDKQE; encoded by the coding sequence ATGAGCAAGATTTATGAGGCTCTGCTCAGAGCGGAACTGGACCGGCTTTCCGTCGGCTTAGAAGATCAACAGCCTGAAGACATTGCGGCCAGGACATCTGCGACAGAATTGAAGATCGCTCGTCCTGAGGAAGTGGATGCTGTTCCTGCAGCACATGGTCTCAAAGAGGATTTGACGTACTCGATTTTTTCTCCTCGAGGCGCCATCAGCAGAAGGAATTGGAATCCAGATACCTCACACCTTCCCGCGCTCGACCGCAGAGGGACGCTGGTTGAGCAATTCAGGAGTCTGCGCTCAAGGCTCTATGAACTGCGTTCGCATCAGCCGCTGAAATCTATTTTGATCAGTAGTGCAATGCCACAGGAAGGCAAGAGCTTCATCGCCGCCAATCTCGCCATGTGCCTTGCAATGCATCAGAACAGCAAGGTTTTGTTGATCGATGGAGATATGCGCCGTTACACGCTTCACAAGATCATTGGCTGCAGCTCACAGCCCGGCTTAGCGAGCTATCTATCAGGCGATACCCAGATGCTTGACATCATGCAGCAATACTCCGGTACCAATGACCCCAATTTGCGGCGTCTGGAAGCCCTGACCTTCATTGGTGGCGGCAATGCGAGCGAGAAAGCGGGCGATCTAGCCGCAAATGGGAACTTCAGCAAATTGATCCAGACACTGTCGTCGCTCTTCGATTGGATCATCATCGATTCTTCCCCTGTCTGCCTGGTGTCGGACGCAACCGCTTTGGCGCGCTCAAGTGACGGCGTGTTGCTGGTGGCTCGCGAAGGTGTCACCCAGGCTGCGGATGCACAGCGAGCGGCCAGCGAATTCAGATCGGCAAATCTTCTCGGGTTTGTACTCAACGGAAGCCGGAAAACCATCAAAGACGACTACTACGGCTATGACGGCCCTTATGACAAACAGGAGTAG
- a CDS encoding TIGR03013 family XrtA/PEP-CTERM system glycosyltransferase: MIRVLNVYYPTRTVFLLLGEAIITVGCFLMATVLVLGSDAYIALNYEYGLPKLACLTLLTILFSYYFDLYEPQLLLDRREIYFRVLFVVGLLCLATSGLIFLLPNVGMAPNIFPLGFLFLTIALLLWRRTFDWVLSKKVFCERVYVLGGGDYALSVAQVISERKDLGMRIIGGDGLSSEKNARRRNAIDALSKFDLFQPSVDRVIIAMEDRRGELPVQELLALRFKGVAIEEAGGFLERLSGKIQLDGLRPSSFLFTEGFRVRPSQQLTRRIASFLVAALGLLLFLPFFPFVALAVRLSSSGPLFFRQTRIGMNGKTFSVYKFRSMVQDAEASGAKWATRNDPRITSFGHFMRKTRIDEIPQLWNVLRGDMGLVGPRPERPEFVPWLAEQLPFYDLRHMIRPGLTGWAQVRFKYGATLEDSREKLEYDLYYIKHMSLGLDLMIMFETIKTIVRRRGAQ, translated from the coding sequence ATGATTCGCGTTTTGAATGTTTACTATCCCACTCGGACCGTATTTCTTCTTTTGGGAGAAGCGATTATTACTGTCGGTTGCTTTCTCATGGCAACGGTTCTTGTCCTTGGATCTGATGCATACATCGCCCTGAATTACGAATACGGCTTGCCGAAGCTGGCTTGCCTTACTCTGCTGACAATTCTGTTTTCCTACTACTTCGATCTCTACGAACCCCAGCTTCTGCTCGACCGCCGTGAGATCTATTTCCGAGTTCTTTTCGTAGTAGGACTGTTATGCTTGGCGACCTCTGGGTTGATTTTTCTCCTTCCTAATGTGGGGATGGCCCCCAACATATTCCCTCTCGGCTTTTTGTTTCTTACCATCGCACTTCTTTTGTGGCGCCGCACGTTCGATTGGGTTCTCTCAAAGAAGGTCTTCTGCGAGCGCGTTTATGTACTTGGCGGGGGAGATTACGCACTCTCGGTAGCTCAGGTCATCAGCGAACGGAAAGACCTCGGGATGAGGATCATCGGGGGAGATGGATTGTCCTCGGAGAAAAATGCACGAAGAAGAAATGCAATTGACGCGTTGTCCAAATTTGATCTCTTTCAGCCCTCGGTTGACCGCGTGATCATTGCAATGGAAGATCGCCGTGGCGAGCTTCCGGTGCAGGAACTGCTTGCATTGCGTTTCAAGGGCGTTGCGATTGAAGAAGCGGGCGGCTTTCTCGAACGTCTGTCGGGAAAAATTCAGCTTGATGGATTGCGCCCCAGTAGCTTCCTGTTTACTGAGGGATTTCGTGTGCGGCCGTCGCAACAGCTTACTCGCCGCATTGCATCTTTTCTCGTAGCCGCTTTGGGCCTTCTACTCTTTCTTCCGTTCTTTCCATTCGTAGCTCTCGCTGTCCGGCTCTCTTCCAGCGGCCCTCTATTCTTCAGACAAACACGCATTGGCATGAATGGAAAAACCTTCTCCGTTTATAAATTTCGCTCCATGGTTCAGGATGCGGAAGCCAGTGGAGCAAAATGGGCCACGCGCAATGATCCAAGAATCACATCCTTCGGTCATTTCATGCGAAAAACCCGCATCGACGAGATCCCTCAGTTATGGAACGTATTACGAGGCGATATGGGCCTTGTCGGTCCTCGTCCTGAAAGACCAGAGTTTGTTCCATGGCTCGCGGAACAACTGCCATTTTACGATCTCCGACACATGATTCGCCCTGGCCTTACTGGATGGGCACAGGTCCGATTCAAATATGGAGCGACGCTTGAAGATAGCCGCGAAAAACTTGAGTATGACCTCTATTACATAAAACATATGTCTCTAGGGCTCGACCTGATGATCATGTTCGAGACGATCAAGACCATCGTTCGCAGAAGAGGCGCACAGTGA
- a CDS encoding glycosyltransferase, with protein MFFISLAALIYTYIVYPLFMFLMAQLYPKRWEKAPYPASVSAIMAVSNAEHLVEHQLQRLTSLPASQVQQIIVVSDGSTDRTNCILQGSSDPRLYLVLLSEHHGKASALNRGISMATGEILFFVDVRPQFEVHSVSHLIENFADPSVGCVTGELELRKTTHDGAASAVSGLYWRYEQWIRMNEAAWDSPLGVYGGFYAARKSLVDEFPDGLLLDDMFQPLMIMSKGYRCVIDKAARAVDIWPSEIRDEFLRKVRTLAGNFQLIAHSPWLLTPRNRLFLQFFSHKIARLIAPYFLICALVTSTMLAFSRHHWLVLALLQWGFWILAAAALRHRVPVVHRLASSASAFLVLNCAAVMALYKFLFTQGPLHKIWVNAPGSSAQLQEKG; from the coding sequence ATGTTTTTCATTTCGCTGGCTGCGCTTATCTATACGTATATCGTTTATCCACTCTTCATGTTTTTGATGGCGCAGCTTTATCCAAAGCGATGGGAGAAAGCGCCATATCCCGCATCGGTGAGCGCCATCATGGCGGTGTCTAACGCTGAACACCTTGTGGAGCATCAGCTCCAACGGCTTACATCATTGCCTGCTTCCCAGGTCCAGCAGATCATCGTGGTCTCTGACGGTTCCACCGATCGAACCAATTGCATATTGCAGGGAAGCAGCGATCCTCGCTTATATCTAGTCCTTCTGTCGGAGCACCACGGAAAAGCCTCCGCACTGAATCGGGGGATCTCAATGGCAACCGGAGAAATTCTCTTCTTCGTGGATGTACGTCCTCAGTTCGAGGTGCATTCTGTATCGCACCTTATAGAAAATTTTGCGGATCCGTCTGTCGGATGCGTAACCGGTGAACTGGAACTTCGCAAAACGACACATGACGGAGCAGCTTCCGCGGTAAGCGGGCTGTACTGGCGATACGAACAATGGATCCGGATGAATGAAGCCGCATGGGACTCTCCGCTAGGTGTCTATGGCGGATTTTATGCGGCGCGCAAGTCGCTCGTCGATGAATTTCCAGACGGCCTTCTCCTTGACGATATGTTTCAACCACTGATGATTATGAGCAAGGGTTATCGATGCGTCATTGACAAAGCCGCACGTGCCGTCGACATCTGGCCATCGGAGATCCGAGATGAGTTTCTACGAAAGGTACGGACGCTTGCAGGAAACTTCCAGCTTATCGCACATTCTCCCTGGTTGCTGACTCCCCGGAATAGGCTGTTTCTTCAGTTCTTTTCGCATAAGATAGCGCGTCTGATTGCTCCTTATTTTCTTATTTGCGCGCTCGTCACCTCAACGATGCTTGCGTTCTCCAGGCATCATTGGCTGGTGCTCGCGTTACTTCAGTGGGGCTTCTGGATACTCGCAGCTGCGGCACTCCGCCATAGAGTCCCTGTAGTTCACCGCCTCGCATCATCGGCATCCGCTTTCCTGGTGCTGAACTGCGCGGCTGTAATGGCGCTATACAAATTTCTTTTTACGCAGGGCCCGCTGCATAAAATTTGGGTCAATGCTCCAGGCTCGTCCGCGCAATTGCAGGAAAAAGGCTGA